In Candidatus Hydrogenedentota bacterium, one genomic interval encodes:
- a CDS encoding ferredoxin family protein has protein sequence MAAERDVNEIIIDSERCKGCYLCIDACSKNCIERSGRPNAAGNYPAQFVADSGCLACALCALVCPDVAIKVLRHVEKAVLAGNATA, from the coding sequence ATGGCGGCGGAACGTGACGTGAACGAAATCATTATCGATAGTGAACGGTGCAAGGGCTGCTATCTGTGTATAGACGCATGCTCGAAAAACTGCATCGAGAGAAGCGGGCGGCCGAATGCCGCCGGCAATTACCCGGCTCAATTCGTGGCAGACTCCGGGTGCCTCGCGTGCGCGTTGTGCGCGCTGGTCTGCCCGGATGTGGCCATAAAAGTCCTGCGGCACGTGGAAAAGGCGGTATTGGCCGGGAACGCGACCGCGTGA